One genomic window of Arthrobacter sp. KBS0703 includes the following:
- a CDS encoding succinate dehydrogenase hydrophobic membrane anchor subunit, whose amino-acid sequence MTATQIPSPRSGIAPKYRRGGSSRGNFEMLAWLFMRLSGVVLVVLIFGHLFVNLLVGEGIHAIDFGFVAGKWADPFWQFWDLAMLWLAMLHGTNGVRTIINDYAEKDATRFWLKMVLFTAAAVIIILGTLVIFTFNPCPVVNGVQLPGGFCPA is encoded by the coding sequence ATGACTGCAACGCAGATCCCCTCCCCGCGCAGCGGCATCGCTCCGAAGTACCGCCGCGGCGGCAGCTCCCGCGGCAACTTCGAAATGCTTGCATGGCTCTTCATGCGGCTCTCCGGCGTGGTGCTGGTTGTCCTGATCTTCGGCCACCTCTTCGTCAACCTCCTGGTGGGCGAGGGCATCCACGCCATCGACTTCGGCTTCGTGGCCGGCAAGTGGGCTGACCCGTTCTGGCAGTTCTGGGACCTCGCCATGCTCTGGCTCGCCATGCTGCACGGCACCAACGGCGTCCGCACCATCATCAACGACTACGCCGAGAAGGACGCCACCCGCTTCTGGCTCAAGATGGTCCTCTTCACCGCCGCCGCCGTCATCATCATCCTGGGCACCCTGGTGATCTTCACCTTCAACCCGTGCCCGGTCGTGAACGGCGTCCAGCTGCCCGGCGGCTTCTGCCCCGCGTAG
- a CDS encoding 2'-5' RNA ligase family protein — MPAPTPANSGVSNRMSLGVILGFPPEIAEELQRWRASFGDPMATVIPAHITLVTTTPTQDWETARDHVRAVARTQAPFMVTIAGTGSFRPVSPVVFINVEEGFGACVELHEKLQTGPLERDLPFAYHPHVTIAHDVAPESLDEAETVLKDYRATFPVVSMGLYEHDADGIWQLREELDFGTEPDGERDTLRAADADGAAATH, encoded by the coding sequence ATGCCCGCTCCCACGCCCGCCAACAGCGGAGTCAGCAACAGAATGAGCCTCGGGGTCATTCTGGGCTTCCCGCCTGAGATCGCCGAGGAACTGCAGCGATGGCGGGCGTCCTTCGGGGACCCCATGGCCACGGTCATCCCTGCGCACATCACCCTCGTCACCACCACACCCACGCAGGACTGGGAGACGGCCCGGGACCACGTCCGCGCGGTGGCGCGCACGCAGGCTCCGTTCATGGTCACCATCGCCGGGACGGGCTCCTTCCGGCCTGTTTCGCCCGTGGTGTTCATCAATGTGGAGGAAGGCTTCGGCGCCTGCGTTGAACTCCACGAAAAACTGCAGACCGGGCCGCTGGAACGCGATCTGCCCTTTGCCTACCACCCGCATGTGACGATTGCCCACGACGTCGCCCCGGAGAGCCTCGACGAGGCCGAAACAGTGCTGAAGGACTACAGGGCGACCTTCCCCGTGGTTAGCATGGGACTTTACGAGCACGACGCAGACGGTATTTGGCAGCTACGGGAAGAGCTTGACTTTGGTACCGAACCAGACGGCGAACGAGACACACTCCGAGCAGCAGACGCCGACGGAGCAGCCGCTACCCACTGA
- the trpS gene encoding tryptophan--tRNA ligase, translated as MTSTPTVTDAAASEQPVAGIQQDTGIRHRILSGMQPSADSLHLGNYLGALVNWVRMQDEYDAIFFIPDLHAITVPQDPHELARRTRVTAAQYIAGGVDVDKCTLFVQSQVPEHAQLAWVLNCITGFGEASRMTQFKDKAHKQGSEHASVGLFTYPVLQAADILLYQPHGVPVGEDQRQHVELSRDLAARFNTRFGKTFTVPEPFIQKESAKIYDLQHPTAKMSKSSESPAGLINLLDDPKVTAKRIKSAVTDTETEVRFDREAKPGVSNLLTIYSAITGQSVEQLVKAYEGKMYGHLKVDLAEAVTEHLTPIRSRANELLADPAELDRLLALGADKAREIASATLQDVYAKVGFLPYAGAR; from the coding sequence ATGACCTCCACCCCAACCGTGACCGACGCCGCAGCTTCCGAGCAGCCCGTTGCCGGAATCCAGCAGGACACCGGCATCCGGCACCGCATCCTTTCCGGAATGCAGCCGTCCGCGGACTCGCTGCACCTCGGCAACTACCTGGGCGCCCTCGTGAACTGGGTGCGGATGCAGGATGAGTACGACGCCATCTTCTTCATCCCGGACCTGCACGCCATCACCGTCCCGCAGGACCCCCACGAGCTTGCCCGCCGCACCCGCGTCACCGCCGCCCAGTACATTGCCGGTGGCGTGGACGTGGACAAGTGCACGTTGTTCGTCCAGTCCCAGGTGCCCGAGCACGCGCAGCTGGCCTGGGTCCTGAACTGCATCACGGGCTTCGGCGAGGCCTCCCGCATGACGCAGTTCAAGGACAAGGCGCACAAACAGGGCTCCGAGCACGCCAGCGTGGGGCTGTTCACCTACCCCGTCCTCCAGGCCGCGGACATCCTGCTTTACCAGCCGCACGGCGTGCCGGTGGGCGAGGACCAGCGGCAGCACGTGGAGCTCAGCCGCGACCTCGCCGCCCGGTTCAACACCAGGTTCGGCAAGACGTTCACGGTTCCCGAGCCCTTCATCCAGAAGGAATCGGCGAAGATTTACGACCTTCAGCACCCCACCGCCAAGATGTCGAAGTCCTCGGAGTCTCCGGCCGGCCTGATCAACCTGCTCGATGACCCCAAGGTCACCGCCAAGCGGATCAAATCTGCCGTGACGGATACCGAGACGGAAGTCCGGTTCGACCGCGAGGCCAAACCCGGCGTCTCCAACCTGCTGACCATCTACTCCGCCATCACCGGCCAGAGCGTCGAGCAGCTCGTCAAGGCCTACGAAGGCAAGATGTACGGCCACCTGAAGGTGGATCTGGCCGAGGCAGTGACCGAGCACCTGACGCCGATCCGCAGCCGCGCCAATGAACTGCTTGCAGACCCCGCCGAGCTGGACCGACTCCTTGCGCTGGGGGCGGACAAGGCGCGCGAGATTGCGTCGGCCACCCTGCAGGACGTCTATGCCAAGGTCGGATTCCTTCCATACGCCGGAGCCCGCTAG
- a CDS encoding S9 family peptidase, with the protein MSRSEKITFEGSTGEMLSGIIDLPDGPVKGWGVFSHGFTLGKDSPAASRMCKALADNGIGMLRFDNLGLGDSAGMWSEGSFSHKVADTVRATEYMRAEGRPVSLLVGHSFGGAAVLAAASEIPELDAVATVGAPFSPKHVAHVFDAALDKILSEGSAEVDLGGKRVEIRRHFVEDLENADLTDCIKRLHKPLMVLHSPTDNTVGIENASTIFQTARHPRNFVSLEGSDHLLTGKGQAARAAKIIAAWADQYLDAGR; encoded by the coding sequence ATGTCACGTTCCGAGAAAATCACGTTTGAAGGGTCCACCGGCGAGATGCTGTCCGGGATCATTGACCTGCCCGACGGGCCCGTCAAGGGCTGGGGGGTGTTCTCGCACGGCTTCACGCTGGGCAAGGACAGCCCCGCGGCGTCGCGGATGTGCAAGGCGCTGGCGGACAACGGGATCGGCATGCTCCGCTTCGACAACCTGGGCCTGGGCGATTCCGCCGGCATGTGGTCCGAGGGGTCCTTCAGCCATAAGGTGGCCGACACTGTCCGCGCTACAGAGTACATGCGCGCCGAAGGCCGGCCGGTCTCGCTCCTGGTGGGCCACTCGTTTGGCGGCGCCGCCGTCCTTGCGGCCGCCTCCGAAATACCGGAGCTCGACGCCGTGGCCACGGTCGGCGCGCCGTTTTCACCCAAGCACGTGGCCCACGTCTTTGACGCAGCCCTGGACAAGATCCTCAGCGAAGGCAGTGCCGAGGTGGACCTCGGCGGCAAGCGCGTGGAGATCCGCCGGCACTTCGTGGAGGACCTCGAAAACGCCGACCTCACCGACTGCATCAAGCGGCTGCACAAGCCGCTGATGGTCCTGCACTCCCCCACGGACAACACCGTGGGCATCGAGAACGCCAGCACGATCTTCCAGACGGCGCGCCATCCGAGGAACTTCGTGTCCCTCGAGGGCAGCGACCACCTGCTGACGGGCAAGGGCCAGGCGGCCCGGGCCGCAAAGATTATCGCGGCGTGGGCCGATCAGTACCTCGACGCCGGGCGGTAA
- a CDS encoding ABC transporter ATP-binding protein, with translation MSAKEAGTAPPHYVITAENLTKAYGDVTAVDGISFSVPAGESFGLLGPNGAGKSTTMKMIGGVSQRTSGSLTIMGLDPEQHGPEVRAHLGVVPQQDNLDEELKVRDNLLVYGRYFGLPMSYLRPKADELLEFAQLTDKAKSKVDALSGGMKRRLTIARSLINEPRILLLDEPTTGLDPQARHILWDRLFRLKEQGVTLILTTHYMDEAEQLCDRLIVVDKGRIMAEGSPASLIREYSTREVLELRFGSERNASIGAELEGIGERLETLPDRVLIYTHDGEAALEEVSGRGLRPLTSLVRRSSLEDVFLRLTGRSLVD, from the coding sequence GTGTCCGCCAAAGAAGCCGGAACCGCACCGCCCCACTACGTGATCACCGCGGAAAACCTGACCAAGGCCTACGGCGACGTCACCGCCGTCGACGGTATTTCCTTCAGCGTTCCCGCGGGGGAGTCGTTCGGGCTGCTCGGCCCCAACGGTGCCGGCAAGTCCACCACCATGAAGATGATCGGCGGGGTGTCGCAGCGGACGTCGGGCAGCCTGACCATCATGGGCCTGGATCCGGAGCAGCACGGGCCGGAGGTCCGTGCGCACCTGGGGGTGGTGCCCCAGCAGGACAACCTTGACGAGGAGCTCAAGGTCCGGGACAACCTCCTGGTCTACGGGCGCTATTTCGGCCTGCCGATGAGCTACCTCAGGCCCAAGGCGGACGAGCTCCTGGAATTCGCGCAGCTCACGGACAAAGCCAAATCCAAGGTGGACGCGCTGTCAGGCGGCATGAAGCGCCGCCTGACCATCGCGCGCTCGCTCATCAACGAGCCCCGCATCCTCCTTCTTGACGAACCCACCACGGGACTTGACCCGCAGGCGCGGCACATCCTCTGGGACCGCCTGTTCAGGCTCAAGGAACAGGGCGTCACGCTGATCCTCACCACGCACTACATGGACGAGGCCGAGCAGCTCTGCGACCGCCTCATCGTGGTGGACAAGGGCAGGATCATGGCGGAAGGGTCGCCGGCAAGCCTGATCCGGGAGTACTCCACCCGCGAGGTGCTCGAGCTGAGGTTCGGCTCCGAGCGGAACGCCAGCATCGGCGCGGAACTCGAGGGCATCGGCGAACGGCTGGAGACACTTCCCGACCGTGTCCTCATCTACACCCACGACGGCGAGGCGGCCCTGGAGGAAGTCTCGGGCCGCGGCCTGCGCCCGCTCACCTCGCTGGTGCGCAGATCGTCGCTGGAGGACGTCTTCCTCCGGCTTACCGGCAGGAGCCTCGTTGACTGA
- a CDS encoding ABC transporter permease produces MTEPSFAEDVTARPTAAPPLRAHSPEVSAAKARRWGAFYYAEQVLRVMKGYGWSIFLYSVGQPAAYLFAMGVGLATLVDTNTTAIFGGVSYIAFIAPALLISAAVMTAATEFTFPVMDGFKWRRVYYGPHASPLTPEQIAGGQVIAVTFRFLLQSVIYFAIVALFGASPSGWGWGSVVVATLAGLSFGLPLMAYAASIKEDKGQFAMVMRFIVMPLFLFSGTFFPLDTLPVLVRWIGWISPIWHGTELGRVMTYGYEESPVLTIIHVLFLLGLAWLGWVLTKRQFVRRMGQ; encoded by the coding sequence TTGACTGAGCCGTCTTTTGCCGAGGACGTGACGGCACGTCCGACGGCGGCACCTCCTTTGCGTGCCCACTCGCCGGAGGTTTCCGCGGCCAAGGCGCGCCGGTGGGGCGCGTTCTACTATGCCGAGCAGGTGCTGCGCGTCATGAAGGGGTACGGCTGGTCCATCTTCCTGTACAGCGTGGGGCAGCCGGCGGCCTACCTGTTTGCCATGGGCGTCGGCCTGGCCACCCTGGTGGACACCAACACCACCGCAATCTTCGGCGGCGTGAGTTACATCGCCTTCATCGCCCCCGCCCTGCTCATCTCCGCCGCCGTCATGACGGCGGCCACCGAGTTCACGTTCCCGGTGATGGACGGCTTCAAATGGCGGAGGGTCTACTACGGCCCCCATGCGTCCCCGCTGACCCCGGAGCAGATAGCGGGCGGGCAGGTCATCGCCGTGACCTTCCGCTTCCTCCTGCAGTCCGTCATCTACTTCGCCATCGTGGCGCTGTTCGGAGCGTCGCCGAGCGGCTGGGGCTGGGGTTCCGTGGTGGTGGCGACCCTCGCCGGGCTCTCGTTCGGGCTGCCACTGATGGCCTACGCCGCCTCCATCAAGGAGGACAAAGGCCAGTTCGCCATGGTCATGAGGTTCATCGTGATGCCGCTGTTCCTGTTCTCCGGCACCTTCTTCCCGCTGGATACGCTGCCCGTGCTGGTCCGCTGGATCGGCTGGATCTCGCCCATCTGGCATGGCACCGAATTGGGCCGTGTCATGACCTACGGCTACGAGGAATCCCCGGTGCTGACCATCATCCACGTCCTCTTCCTGCTCGGCCTCGCCTGGCTGGGATGGGTCCTCACCAAGCGCCAATTCGTCAGGAGGATGGGGCAGTGA
- a CDS encoding ABC transporter permease: MTVLTQGHSVTEEARNRRFGPLYSRNVRAVVGRGLMATKSSNWMVMLSGFFEPVLFLLSMGVGMGAVVGSVQGPGGQEISYAAYIAPALLAVSAMNGAVYDSTWNVFFKMNFAKLYQGMLYTSLGPLDVAMGEIFLALLRGLLYATGFTAVMGLMGLITTPWALLMVPASVLIAFGFASFGMGITSFMKTFQQMDWINFIMLPMFLFSATFYPLSVYPEYIQWLIQAMPLWHGVELLREISAATFTPATAIHIGYYLVMIVLGLMLTTGRLRSLFLK; encoded by the coding sequence GTGACAGTCCTGACCCAGGGCCACAGCGTCACGGAAGAGGCTCGGAACCGGCGTTTCGGCCCGCTGTATTCCCGAAACGTCAGGGCGGTGGTCGGACGTGGCCTGATGGCCACCAAGAGCAGCAACTGGATGGTCATGCTGTCCGGGTTCTTCGAGCCCGTGCTGTTCCTGCTCTCCATGGGGGTCGGCATGGGCGCCGTGGTGGGGTCCGTCCAGGGCCCGGGCGGCCAGGAGATCAGCTACGCGGCCTACATCGCGCCCGCCCTCCTCGCCGTGTCCGCGATGAACGGGGCGGTGTACGACTCAACCTGGAACGTCTTCTTCAAGATGAACTTCGCCAAGCTCTACCAGGGCATGCTCTACACCTCGCTGGGGCCGCTGGACGTGGCGATGGGGGAGATCTTCCTGGCGCTGCTGCGCGGGCTGTTGTACGCCACAGGGTTCACCGCCGTCATGGGCCTCATGGGACTGATCACCACGCCGTGGGCCCTCCTGATGGTTCCGGCCTCGGTCCTCATCGCGTTCGGCTTTGCCAGCTTCGGGATGGGCATCACCAGCTTCATGAAGACGTTCCAGCAAATGGACTGGATCAACTTCATCATGCTTCCCATGTTCCTGTTCAGCGCCACCTTCTATCCGCTCAGCGTGTACCCCGAGTACATCCAGTGGCTGATCCAGGCAATGCCACTGTGGCACGGCGTTGAGCTGCTGCGGGAGATCAGCGCGGCCACCTTCACGCCCGCCACCGCCATCCACATCGGCTATTACCTGGTGATGATCGTGCTCGGGCTCATGCTGACCACCGGCCGGCTCAGGAGCCTGTTCCTCAAGTAG
- the sdhA gene encoding succinate dehydrogenase flavoprotein subunit, with the protein MQVHKYDVVIVGAGGAGMRAAIESGQRARTAVLTKLYPTRSHTGAAQGGMCAALANVEEDNWEWHTFDTIKGGDYLVDQDAAEVMAKEAIDAVLDLEKMGLPFNRTPEGRIDQRRFGGHTRDHGKAPVRRACYAADRTGHMILQTLYQNCVKHNVEFYNEYYVLDLLTVEEDAVREDGTPYKQKRVAGVVSYDLASGELHVFQAKSVVFASGGAGKVFKTTSNAHTLTGDGMGIAFRRGIPLEDMEFFQFHPTGLAGLGILLSEAARGEGAILRNSEGERFMERYAPTIKDLAPRDIVARSMANEVREGRGCGPNKDYVLLDLTHLEPAHIDAKLPDITEFARTYLGVEPYTEPVPVFPTAHYAMGGIPTNITTEVLQDNDTVVPGLYAAGEVACVSVHGSNRLGTNSLLDINVFGKRAGIAAAEYAKTADFVELPEDPEAYTIELLNIARNGTGDEKVAQIRKELQDTMDANMQVFRTAETLNQVLKDIASFEERYKRINVQDKGKRFNLDLLEAVELGFLLELAKVMTVAALHREESRGGHFREDFPERDDEKFMKHSMAYKDEHAPADGSAESIAGIRLGTKPVVFTRYEPMVRKY; encoded by the coding sequence ATGCAGGTCCATAAGTACGACGTCGTCATCGTCGGTGCCGGTGGCGCTGGCATGCGCGCCGCGATCGAATCCGGTCAGCGCGCGCGAACAGCAGTACTGACCAAGCTCTACCCCACCCGCTCCCACACGGGCGCGGCGCAGGGCGGCATGTGTGCGGCATTGGCCAACGTCGAAGAAGACAACTGGGAATGGCACACGTTCGACACCATCAAGGGCGGCGACTACCTGGTTGACCAGGATGCCGCCGAAGTCATGGCCAAGGAGGCCATCGACGCAGTGCTGGACCTCGAGAAGATGGGCCTGCCGTTCAACCGCACGCCCGAGGGCCGCATCGACCAGCGCCGCTTCGGCGGCCACACCCGTGACCACGGCAAGGCTCCCGTCCGCCGCGCCTGCTACGCAGCCGACCGCACCGGCCACATGATCCTGCAGACGCTCTACCAAAACTGCGTCAAGCACAACGTCGAGTTCTACAACGAGTACTACGTCCTGGACCTCCTGACCGTCGAGGAAGACGCCGTCCGCGAGGACGGCACGCCGTACAAGCAGAAACGCGTTGCCGGCGTCGTGTCCTACGACCTCGCTTCCGGCGAACTGCACGTGTTCCAGGCCAAGTCCGTGGTGTTCGCCTCCGGCGGCGCGGGCAAGGTCTTCAAGACCACGTCCAACGCCCACACCCTGACCGGTGACGGCATGGGCATCGCGTTCCGCCGCGGCATCCCCCTGGAGGACATGGAGTTCTTCCAGTTCCACCCGACCGGCCTTGCCGGCCTGGGCATCCTGCTTTCCGAGGCTGCACGCGGCGAAGGCGCCATCCTGCGCAACTCCGAGGGCGAACGCTTCATGGAGCGCTACGCCCCCACCATCAAGGACCTCGCCCCACGTGACATCGTGGCCCGCTCCATGGCCAACGAGGTCCGCGAAGGCCGCGGCTGCGGACCGAACAAGGACTACGTCCTCCTGGACCTGACGCACCTGGAGCCGGCGCACATCGACGCGAAGCTGCCGGACATCACCGAGTTCGCCCGCACGTACCTCGGCGTCGAGCCCTACACGGAGCCGGTGCCCGTTTTCCCGACGGCCCACTACGCCATGGGCGGCATCCCCACCAACATCACCACCGAGGTCCTGCAGGACAACGACACCGTGGTGCCGGGCCTCTACGCAGCCGGTGAAGTGGCCTGCGTTTCCGTGCACGGCTCCAACCGCCTCGGCACCAACTCGCTGCTGGACATCAACGTGTTCGGCAAGCGCGCCGGCATCGCCGCCGCCGAGTACGCCAAGACGGCGGACTTCGTGGAACTGCCGGAGGACCCGGAGGCCTACACGATTGAGCTCCTCAACATTGCCCGCAACGGCACCGGTGACGAGAAGGTGGCCCAGATCCGCAAGGAACTGCAGGACACCATGGACGCCAACATGCAGGTGTTCCGCACGGCCGAAACCCTCAACCAGGTCCTGAAGGACATCGCCTCGTTCGAGGAGCGCTACAAGCGCATCAACGTCCAGGACAAGGGCAAGCGCTTCAACCTGGACCTCCTGGAGGCCGTTGAACTCGGCTTCCTGCTGGAACTGGCGAAGGTCATGACGGTTGCTGCCCTGCACCGCGAGGAATCGCGCGGCGGCCACTTCCGCGAGGACTTCCCGGAACGCGACGACGAAAAATTCATGAAGCACTCCATGGCGTACAAGGACGAGCACGCTCCCGCGGACGGATCCGCGGAGAGCATTGCCGGGATTCGGCTTGGCACCAAGCCGGTTGTATTTACGCGCTACGAGCCGATGGTGAGGAAGTACTAA
- a CDS encoding YihY/virulence factor BrkB family protein — protein sequence MEWGKARRSGAGTAAQAMALLQWLLARLNAFRPMRSWQHYTLQHGPLMSAGIGFNMFFSITGLLTTGFSVAGLVLRSQPVLLDRIIASVSESAPGLLKVNGGDGLVDPKDLLNPDGLGWTAVIAAVVTVITSLGWIAGLREGLRGVMRLGPLKLNPVIMKLHDAGTLLLLGVVLVISSGASLVFGTAAGWVIEQLRMDAAVAVPLAAVIKIAVPLVLNWVTAVIMFRLAGGLKLSRQALLEGTILAGVGTTILQVFSTELLAGAGRNPILAPFAIIIGLLIWFNLVSQVYLVAAAWSAIREEDLKAAPAAKPTGWGSRQVQPGKTPVERHHPAEHPRPVGVTARRRGTDRPTPR from the coding sequence GTGGAGTGGGGCAAGGCACGCAGGTCAGGCGCCGGTACGGCGGCCCAGGCCATGGCGTTGTTACAGTGGCTGCTCGCCCGGCTGAACGCGTTCCGGCCCATGCGGTCGTGGCAGCACTACACCCTCCAGCATGGCCCGCTGATGAGCGCCGGCATCGGGTTCAACATGTTCTTCTCCATCACCGGCCTGCTTACCACCGGATTCTCCGTCGCCGGGCTCGTGCTCCGCAGCCAGCCGGTGCTGCTGGACCGGATCATCGCCAGCGTCTCGGAAAGTGCGCCGGGCCTGCTCAAGGTCAACGGGGGCGACGGGCTGGTGGACCCGAAGGACCTCCTGAACCCTGATGGCCTCGGCTGGACCGCGGTCATCGCCGCCGTCGTCACCGTGATCACGTCGCTGGGCTGGATCGCCGGACTCCGCGAGGGCCTCCGCGGCGTCATGCGCCTGGGGCCGCTGAAACTCAACCCGGTGATCATGAAACTGCATGACGCCGGAACCCTGCTGCTGCTCGGCGTCGTGCTCGTCATCAGCTCCGGCGCGTCGCTCGTGTTCGGAACCGCGGCCGGCTGGGTGATCGAGCAGCTCCGGATGGACGCCGCCGTCGCCGTGCCGCTCGCGGCAGTGATCAAGATCGCCGTTCCGCTGGTGCTCAACTGGGTCACGGCAGTCATCATGTTCAGGCTGGCAGGGGGACTCAAACTTTCCCGTCAGGCACTGCTGGAGGGAACCATTCTCGCCGGAGTCGGCACCACAATCCTGCAGGTCTTCAGCACCGAGCTGCTGGCGGGCGCCGGACGCAATCCCATCCTGGCGCCGTTCGCGATCATCATCGGACTGCTGATCTGGTTCAACCTCGTCAGCCAGGTGTACCTCGTGGCAGCGGCGTGGTCCGCCATCCGCGAGGAAGACCTCAAGGCCGCTCCTGCCGCCAAGCCAACAGGCTGGGGATCACGCCAGGTGCAGCCCGGGAAGACGCCCGTGGAGCGCCACCACCCGGCCGAGCACCCGCGCCCGGTGGGCGTTACCGCCCGGCGTCGAGGTACTGATCGGCCCACGCCGCGATAA
- a CDS encoding exodeoxyribonuclease III has translation MSSALKKDHLRIATVNVNGLRAAYKKGMAEWLAPREVDILTLQEVRAPDAIVHQLLGEGWHILHAEAEAKGRAGVAIASRAEPVATRTHIGDDYFETAGRWVEADFRVTDAAGNPAQLTVVSAYVHSGEVDTPKQVDKFRFLDVMTTRLTELSKHSDHALVTGDLNVGHTELDIKNWKGNVKRAGFLPEERAYFDRFFGEEIGWKDVHRGLAGNVNGPYTWWSQRGQAFDNDSGWRIDYHMATPGLAAAAVSAVVDRAPSWDTRFSDHAPLVVDYQL, from the coding sequence GTGAGCTCGGCATTGAAGAAGGACCACCTTCGCATCGCAACAGTCAACGTAAACGGCCTTCGCGCTGCCTACAAGAAGGGCATGGCCGAGTGGCTGGCGCCCCGCGAGGTGGACATCCTGACGCTGCAGGAAGTCCGCGCGCCTGACGCGATCGTCCACCAGCTCCTTGGCGAAGGCTGGCACATCCTGCACGCGGAGGCCGAGGCCAAGGGCCGCGCCGGCGTCGCCATTGCCTCCCGGGCCGAGCCGGTCGCCACGCGCACCCACATCGGCGATGACTACTTCGAGACGGCCGGGCGCTGGGTGGAGGCGGATTTCCGTGTCACGGACGCTGCGGGCAATCCTGCCCAGCTGACCGTGGTGAGCGCCTACGTGCACTCCGGCGAGGTTGATACTCCGAAGCAGGTGGACAAGTTCCGATTCCTGGACGTCATGACCACCCGCCTGACCGAGCTGTCCAAGCACAGTGACCATGCACTGGTCACAGGCGACCTGAACGTAGGCCACACGGAGCTGGATATCAAGAACTGGAAGGGCAACGTCAAACGTGCGGGGTTCCTTCCGGAGGAGCGTGCCTACTTTGACCGCTTCTTCGGCGAGGAGATCGGCTGGAAGGATGTTCACAGGGGCCTGGCGGGTAACGTCAACGGCCCCTACACTTGGTGGTCGCAGCGCGGCCAGGCCTTCGACAACGACTCGGGCTGGCGCATCGACTACCACATGGCCACCCCGGGCCTCGCCGCCGCAGCAGTTTCCGCCGTCGTGGACCGGGCCCCCTCGTGGGACACACGTTTCTCTGACCACGCACCGCTGGTAGTGGACTACCAGCTCTAG
- a CDS encoding succinate dehydrogenase iron-sulfur subunit, which translates to MSAELAEPASKIELPAHVGGGGEIPTFDITLRVRRYDPEVSEEARWDDFKLTMYGTDRVLDALHKIKWEVDGSVSFRRSCAHGVCGSDAMRINGRNRLACKTLLKDLDTTKPITVEPIKGLPVEKDLIVDMEPFFQSFREVMPFLINRGHEPTKERLQSAEDRERFDDTTKCILCAACTSSCPVFWTDGQYFGPAAIVNAHRFIFDSRDDAGDMRLEILNDKEGVWRCRTTFNCSEACPRGIQVTQAIAEVKQAILSRKI; encoded by the coding sequence ATGTCCGCTGAACTTGCTGAGCCAGCCTCAAAGATCGAGCTGCCTGCCCATGTGGGAGGCGGCGGAGAAATCCCCACCTTCGACATCACCCTGCGCGTCCGCCGCTACGACCCCGAGGTTTCCGAAGAAGCCCGCTGGGATGACTTCAAGCTGACCATGTACGGCACGGACCGTGTGCTGGACGCCCTGCACAAGATCAAGTGGGAAGTGGACGGCAGCGTTTCCTTCCGCCGTTCCTGCGCCCACGGCGTCTGCGGCTCCGATGCCATGCGCATCAACGGCCGCAACCGCCTTGCCTGCAAGACCCTGCTCAAGGACCTGGACACCACGAAGCCCATCACCGTTGAGCCCATCAAGGGCCTGCCGGTTGAAAAGGACCTGATCGTGGACATGGAACCGTTCTTCCAGTCCTTCCGCGAGGTCATGCCGTTCCTGATCAACCGAGGCCACGAGCCCACCAAGGAACGCCTGCAGTCCGCGGAGGACCGTGAGCGCTTCGACGACACCACCAAGTGCATCCTGTGCGCCGCGTGCACGTCGTCCTGCCCGGTTTTCTGGACGGACGGCCAGTACTTCGGCCCGGCCGCGATTGTCAACGCCCACCGGTTCATCTTCGATTCCCGTGATGATGCCGGCGATATGCGCCTGGAGATCCTGAACGACAAGGAAGGCGTGTGGCGCTGCCGCACCACCTTCAACTGCTCCGAAGCGTGTCCGCGAGGCATCCAGGTCACGCAGGCGATTGCCGAGGTCAAGCAGGCAATTCTCTCCCGCAAGATCTAG
- the sdhC gene encoding succinate dehydrogenase, cytochrome b556 subunit: MPTKPAGTLYRGREGMWSWVGHRITGVVIFFFLLVHVLDTSLVRVSPEAYTAVIGAYKNPLMALGETGLVAAIVFHAFNGLRIIAVDFWKKGAKYQRQMLWVVLGLWIVTIVAFAIRHLSLALGGH; this comes from the coding sequence GTGCCGACGAAACCAGCTGGCACCTTGTACCGCGGCCGTGAAGGCATGTGGTCCTGGGTTGGACACCGTATTACCGGTGTTGTGATCTTTTTCTTCTTGTTGGTCCATGTGCTGGACACCTCCCTTGTGAGGGTGTCGCCGGAGGCCTACACCGCTGTGATCGGTGCCTACAAGAACCCGCTGATGGCCCTGGGTGAAACGGGCCTCGTCGCAGCGATCGTGTTCCATGCCTTCAACGGCCTGCGGATCATCGCCGTCGACTTCTGGAAGAAGGGTGCCAAATACCAGCGCCAGATGCTCTGGGTAGTGCTGGGCCTCTGGATCGTCACCATCGTGGCTTTCGCCATCCGCCACCTGTCCCTCGCACTCGGAGGTCACTAA